The Gammaproteobacteria bacterium region GGATTGCGCTTAAACCCGCGCACTCTCCAGCTTCGTCTGACGCCTTTCACGATATACGAAATATAGATTGCGCGAGTAAATGAGCAGACCGGTCGACTGCCCGAGAATGAAAACGGGATCTTGTTTATAGAGTGCGTAACTCGACAGGATGCAGCCGCCAAGGAGGCTGAAATACCAGAACGAGATGGGTATCATGCTGCGTTTGCTGCGCTCGCTGCTGATCCATTGCACTATAAAGCGCATGCCGAATAATCCCTGACCAGCGAAGCCGACGATCAACCACGCAATCTCAGTGCTGCTCATCATGCATCTCCGCGAACTCTACCCGTCGGTGGCGCTTCAGCAGCCACCATACGCCGAACAGATCCACAATGCCGATCCAGAGGCGATCGAAAACGCCATAGTGTGAAGTTCCATGCTGCCGTAGCCGGTGGTTAACTTCGACCGTTTCGACCAGTCCACCGTAGCCTTGGAACAGGGCAGGCAAAAACCGGTGCATGTGGTCAAAGTACGGTAATGCCAAGAATGCCTCACGGGAGACGATCTTTATCCCGCAGCCTGTGTCGC contains the following coding sequences:
- a CDS encoding lipid-A-disaccharide synthase N-terminal domain-containing protein, with translation MSSTEIAWLIVGFAGQGLFGMRFIVQWISSERSKRSMIPISFWYFSLLGGCILSSYALYKQDPVFILGQSTGLLIYSRNLYFVYRERRQTKLESARV